From Daucus carota subsp. sativus chromosome 6, DH1 v3.0, whole genome shotgun sequence, the proteins below share one genomic window:
- the LOC108225304 gene encoding putative F-box/FBD/LRR-repeat protein At4g03220 → MNGQSEKKKKKARITSEDGEDRISKLPDELLHRILKFVDTKFSVQTSALSKRWKLVWTTLPFLNFKWDQRSSAATASNLARQVFTRRNHGVQISCLELKLLPYSLMVKFIEYAISHHVQCLIVHFRSDHKPYKLSNFNSDSIQKLELEIKPEDSLLESDCWDLPVLSTLRLKSLTYSYYISDNRFYKLEKQYLTCLPALRDLSLEKWDLHSLFSFIDLTTLILRRCKLPKVWNLPALTSLTLDDVKFPENMKDLFAALVNLRNLKLTYDDVSVQNCFVHCPELVNLEIKTRYCSYKAVPDSTVVVFAPKLSNFTSVGIFRIMFEVSKLDYANVKLHGWIDDKNFYWEKSKETYQQFTIMLPALGSAKILNLDLEAIEALQSIFDFLLSFPSPFYDLKFVKLPRGCNEANISSTLRSYLLGGSPTATIVTAQDIAPYTEAATVKAQNVVLQEPLGPPTRVLVDSQYIHKTACVETADLGVLEELVEQNSLLDVERVRQISAPVERTGNDQVRSSRDDSDFALWQGHEVNCEFVCLLDLIMDKYPETFEHFTTKNKKFCTIKLNTLCTSVNDFTKISMTDVDTEMISEYRDVFAELQKFGFNVSWLVSRLNYIEQVRFSQPLFSELHAIDSHIVDTKSKLQEYKTLFDDTITKLKDLETLRAEKMKEIQKAFGPAVTNLVVGCIGDDLLSSP, encoded by the exons ATGAACGGTCAGtcggagaagaagaagaagaaagcaaGAATCACAAGTGAAGACGGAGAAGACAGAATCAGCAAATTGCCTGATGAATTGCTTCATCGAATCCTCAAGTTTGTAGATACCAAATTTAGTGTTCAAACCAGCGCTCTCTCCAAACGATGGAAGCTTGTATGGACTACTCTCCCCTTTCTCAACTTTAAATGGGACCAACGGTCTTCAGCCGCCACCGCAAGTAATTTAGCCCGTCAAGTTTTCACTCGTCGAAACCACGGGGTCCAGATTTCGTGTTTGGAGCTCAAATTGCTCCCTTACAGTTTAATGGTTAAGTTTATTGAATATGCTATTTCTCATCATGTTCAATGCTTAATTGTTCATTTTCGGTCTGATCATAAGCCTTATAAGTTATCTAACTTTAACTCTGATTCGATTCAGAAGCTGGAATTAGAAATTAAGCCTGAAGATTCTCTTTTAGAATCAGATTGTTGGGATTTACCTGTTTTATCAACTTTACGCTTAAAAAGCTTGACATACAGTTATTATATATCTGATAATCGATTCTACAAGTTAGAGAAACAATATTTGACCTGCTTGCCTGCCTTGAGAGATCTGTCACTTGAGAAGTGGGATTTACACTCCCTTTTTAGTTTTATTGACTTGACAACTCTCATTCTACGTAGATGCAAATTGCCCAAAGTTTGGAATTTGCCAGCTTTAACTAGTCTAACTCTTGATGATGTGAAATTTCCTGAGAATATGAAGGACCTATTTGCTGCACTTGTCAATCTACGAAATCTCAAATTAACTTACGACGATGTTTCTGTACAAAACTGTTTTGTACATTGTCCTGAATTGGTGAACCTGGAAATCAAGACCCGCTACTGCTCCTACAAAGCGGTTCCTGACAGTACAGTTGTGGTTTTTGCTCCAAAACTCAGCAATTTTACTTCTGTTGGTATCTTTAGAATCATGTTTGAAGTTTCCAAGTTGGACTATGCAAATGTTAAACTGCATGGTTGGATAGATGACAAGAACTTCTACTGGGAAAAGTCGAAAGAAACTTATCAACAATTTACCATTATGCTTCCCGCACTTGGTAGTGCCAAGATTCTTAATCTTGACCTGGAAGCCATTGAG GCACTTCAATCGATATTCGACTTTCTTTTAAGTTTCCCTTCTCCATTCTATGACTTAAAGTTTGTAAAGCTGCCACGTGGATGTAATGAGGCAAATATATCCAGTACTCTGAGAAGTTACCTACTTGGTGGCTCTCCAACAGCCACCATTGTCACAGCCCAG GACATCGCTCCTTATACAGAGGCAGCTACTGTGAAAGCTCAAAATGTGGTGCTACAAGAGCCCTTGGGACCTCCAACCAGGGTATTGGTTGATTctcaatatatacataaaactGCGTGTGTTGAAACTGCAGACCTGGGAGTGCTAGAAGAGCTTGTGGAGCAGAACTCTTTATTAGATGTTGAGAGGGTTAGACAAATTAGTGCACCAGTTGAAAGGACAGGCAATGATCAGGTAAGATCCTCCAGAGATGATAGTGATTTTGCGTTATGGCAGGGCCATGAGGTTAACTGTGAGTTTGTATGTCTGCTTGATCTCATTATGGATAAGTACCCAGAAACCTTTGAGCACTTCACCACCAAAAACAAGAAATTTTGTACAATTAAGCTGAATACCCTGTGCACTTCAGTGAATGACTTCACCAAAATCTCTATGACTGATGTTGACACTGAGATGATTTCCGAGTACAGGGATGTATTTGCAGAGTTGCAGAAATTCGGATTTAACGTGAGTTGGCTTGTGAGCCGTCTGAACTACATAGAACAGGTCCGGTTTTCACAGCCCCTATTTTCGGAGCTTCATGCAATTGACTCTCATATTGTTGATACCAAAAGTAAGTTACAAGAGTATAAGACTCTTTTTGATGATACTATAACTAAATTAAAGGATCTGGAGACTCTCCGTGCTGAAAAGATGAAAGAGATTCAGAAAGCTTTTGGACCTGCGGTCACAAACCTTGTTGTTGGCTGCATAGGAGATGATCTCTTGTCAAGCCCGTAG
- the LOC108224633 gene encoding oxygen-evolving enhancer protein 1, chloroplastic, whose product MAASLHAAATFMQHTKVGGIQTRPALQLKSSPSLCKAFGVESSGARVTCSLQSDLKDLAHKCADAAKVAGFALATSALVVSGASAEGVPKRLTYDEIQSKTYMEVKGTGTANQCPTIEGGSESFAFKSGKYNAKKFCLEPTSFTVKAESVGKNGPPEFQKTKLMTRLTYTLDEIEGPFEVASDGSVKFEEKDGIDYAAVTVQLPGGERVPFLFTIKQLVASGKPDSFSGDFLVPSYRGSSFLDPKGRGGSTGYDNAVALPAGGRGDEEELAKENTKNTASSTGKITFSVTNSKPETGEVIGVFESIQPSDTDLGAKVPKDVKIQGVWYAQLD is encoded by the exons ATGGCAGCCTCACTCCATGCAGCTGCGACTTTCATGCAACACACTAAGGTGGGAGGTATCCAAACTCGACCTGCGCTACAACTGAAGTCTTCACCTAGCCTTTGCAAGGCTTTTGGCGTCGAGTCTAGCGGAGCTAGGGTGACTTGTTCCCTGCAATCTGATTTGAAGGACTTGGCTCATAAGTGTGCTGATGCCGCTAAAGTTGCTGGTTTTGCCCTTGCCACTTCTGCTCTTGTAGTTTCG GGTGCAAGTGCCGAAGGGGTTCCAAAGAGGCTGACTTACGATGAAATTCAGAGCAAGACATACATGGAAGTAAAGGGAACTGGAACTGCTAATCAGTGTCCAACAATTGAAGGCGGGTCCGAAAGTTTTGCATTTAAGTCTGGCAAATATAATGCCAAGAAGTTCTGCTTGGAACCTACATCATTCACTGTTAAGGCCGAAAGTGTGGGCAAGAATGGCCCTCCTGAATTCCAGAAGACCAAACTAATGACCCGCTTGACCTATACTCTTGATGAGATCGAAGGGCCCTTTGAGGTTGCCTCAGATGGCAGTGTTAAATTTGAGGAAAAAGATGGAATTGATTATGCTGCTGTTACTGTTCAGCTTCCTGGTGGAGAGCGTGTGCCCTTCCTCTTCACCATTAAGCAGCTAGTAGCATCTGGCAAACCTGACAGCTTTTCGGGAGATTTTCTTGTGCCATCTTACAGGGGTTCATCTTTCCTTGACCCAAAGGGTAGAGGTGGTTCCACTGGTTATGATAACGCGGTTGCATTGCCTGCCGGAGGCAGAGGAGATGAAGAGGAGCTTGCTAAGGAGAACACAAAGAATACAGCATCTTCAACCGGAAAGATCACGTTTAGTGTTACAAATAGCAAGCCGGAGACTGGTGAGGTGATTGGAGTTTTCGAAAGCATTCAGCCATCTGATACTGATTTGGGAGCTAAGGTTCCTAAGGATGTGAAAATTCAAGGGGTCTGGTATGCTCAACTTGATTAG